A stretch of DNA from Dehalobacterium formicoaceticum:
AGAATTCTTCGCATCCTTTGTATTCTATCAATTCTTTAGTTAGGACGAACCAGAGTAGCCCTTCCCTCCCAACACAGGACCTATTTTTTTCAAATGTGGCAAAGCTGTCTTTTATCTTTTCAAGTATAACTCTATCAATTCCAATACTTTTGAGTTCATCAATAAGAGTGCTCTGAAATTCCTGTGGCCTTAAAACAGTTAGGCCTTTTCTCTGAATGTCATTCCAATTTATAATTTTAGTACAGTGATATCCCCGAATCTTATGCTTAATGAGTATATTCTTTAGATCTTCAACACTTTCATCATATACACGACAATAAACCGGGTTCAATATGTATGAGCCATCACATAAGGATTGTTCTTCACGTTCCTTCTCATCCTTAATATAATAAGCTCTATTTTCTAAAATCTTTAATATTTGTACAGGCCAAGTATCAACCTGATCTAATTCAATCATCAACTAAATGTTCCTTTCACTTGTCATGTTCATAGGTAAAAATCCTAAACCCATTGAATATCTTAATAATAATAGAAAATAATATCATAAAGCCCCACAGCATTTTTTATATTTCAATCCACTTCCGCAAAAGCAGGGGTCATTTCGTCCAAATTTACTACTCAGGCCATTTAAATAGTCCAACAATTCCTTTTTCCTTGAGAGCAAAGTTCTTAAAGCTTTGATATCATTTTTTTCTACTGCTGAAAATACTTGTTCAGTAGTTTTTAGAAATTCAATTATATTCGGATCATTCCTTAGAGATATACGCACATTATCAACTCTTTGACCAGTAAAAGTCTTGTCTCTATCAGGTAAAAACAATATTTTATTAACTCCATAGTCATTCGGTGTAATATCAACGAATTCCCCGGAAGGGCTTACCCAAATTGCATGAAATTCAGCCTCAATATATGTCGTAGGCCACTCCCAGATAACCCACCCATGTTGAATAGAGCCTCCCTGTTTTTGAACCCTTAAATTCACATTTTCAAAGCACTCATGAGGTATAGAGTTTTTATCCGGTTTCACTTCTATGTAGAAGGGCTTATATTCAGGATCAATTTTTTGACATAAGGCTCTTATTTGTTTTGATATCGTCGCCGGAGTAGTTGTGTTCATTAATAACAGCCC
This window harbors:
- a CDS encoding SEC-C metal-binding domain-containing protein, translating into MNTTTPATISKQIRALCQKIDPEYKPFYIEVKPDKNSIPHECFENVNLRVQKQGGSIQHGWVIWEWPTTYIEAEFHAIWVSPSGEFVDITPNDYGVNKILFLPDRDKTFTGQRVDNVRISLRNDPNIIEFLKTTEQVFSAVEKNDIKALRTLLSRKKELLDYLNGLSSKFGRNDPCFCGSGLKYKKCCGAL